ATACTTTGTCCAGGTCCTTCCTCAGCTAAGGTTGGCATTTTGCTGCTTTGAGACGGTGCCATTACTTTTCCTTCAGAGTGCCCAGAATTACAGGAGAGTTTTGTAACAGCCTGAGAAAATGTTTCTATAGAGTGTTGGTCTGCACTGCATTCAGCAGGGCATGGTTGGGACTGCAGGCAAAGCATGCTGAGTATTTGCAGATGAAAGGAGATAggtagctttttaaaaaagcattttgaataaAATAGAGTCATATATAGGATGAATAGGAATAGAGTCATATTTTTAAGAAGGAACTAAGGTGTAAAACAAAGTAGCAGTGTAGGCATGCTTTATGCATTACTGTCTCCAGAAGCAGGCTCAGGggtggagcagctgctggcttgGAGAACCTCTGCTGACCTTCCTGGTAGGATGATGAACCTCTTCTTCAAGCCACCACCTCATGACAACAAGGATAGTTGAAACAAAGACAAGCAGATTTTGAAAGAGTTTCAAAAATTAATCCTTGCTGACTTTTAACAAGAGGCTAATACAGATTAATGtctgaacagcaaaaaaaaattgtgtttgtgtCTCTGACTGTTTTCTCACTGTACTGAAGCATGTTTTGGTTCACCTCAGAGTCATAGAGGGAATCCAGAATTAGCCCAAATGCCTGCAATATCGTTCTTTACAGCACCGTCtctttcctgctgccttctgcttcaGCTGGCCCTGCACAGTGGAGTTCATTGCCCAGGGCTCCTCCTCTGTTGTGACCAAACCAAGACTCAAAGAAAACCTCTGAATGTAGGACAGTTTCTGAACTGCTGCCAAGTTcatttgtggagaaaaaaaacccaagttaTGTGTTAATTACCTCTTCTGATCTGCTTTTCTTAGTACCATGTTGAAGCAGGTGCCCAAGCTGCATGATCAAAAATCTAAAGCCCCAGTGCAGGCCATAACGCACTTCAGGAGATGCCTTAGCACTTGTGTCACTAGCTGGCAACAAGCTGGGGAGGTGCATTTGGTAGTACAGCTGCTCATGGCCATGGACCTCTCCTCTTCAGAGTGTGTTTGCAGATGGCTATTATGCATGTTTGGGGACAACAAACATTAAAGCCAGCTGGCCCAGCGAGCACTGACTTCTACCTTCTTTGAATGGCTACATCAGCATTTATCTGTGTCCTCAGACAGTTGGAGCTTTTTTATCCATGTAATGTTTAACAGAAGTGCAAATATTTAACGCTGCTCACCTCTGTGACTAAAGAAGTGCCCAGAGCCACCAACAGCCTGTCTTGGAGAACCATGAGCACCTCTCACATTTTCCCTGAAAGACTGTACTTGTGCCATCAGGCATTCTGGCTTATACATTCATTCAACTTAAATACATGAATGTTtgtggctggaaaaaaaaaaaaaaaagaaaacaggctaTTCCATCAAGCCTCACCTGACCTTCACAAGTGCTCCAAGGGACAACAGCAATTGGTACtctaataagaaaaaataaaaattcaaaaatcaaaatacttaaCAGCAAACTTTGGCTGTATCTTAGGTAAACATGCAGTGTTAAGCTAcactctgaaattaaaaaaaaataaatacaaggaaaatgaaaaaatgagtTGAGCCTGTAAATACCATGCAGGGAACCTATCTGCATGACCAAGGCCATGGATCCCAGCAGGTAAAGAATGACCTCTGAAAGCAGCATAGCTGGGAACGGCTGTGCTTACACAGTTTTACATACACAGCTCCTTGGTTCTACAGTATCAAGGGGATTGTGCTGTCTCTTCCTGAACAAGTCCTGCAAAGTGTAGCAGAGGCATAGAGAGACTAAGCAGGCATTCTCCTGGCTAGCTGATCAAACCATGCATCTGAACAGCTCAGCCATTGGTGAATGGTGGTAAACCTGCTTCACGGCACTTATCTTCATCTTCTTTTGGAAGATTCCCAGGAAATACTCCTTTATAAGAAGGGTGAGACTCACAGTTTGAGACTGCCTTTATTTATTACTGGTTAATATTTCTGGGCTACTCTCTTCCATCATTTGCAATTGTTTGATGCATTTGAGACTAGGTTGCTGTTCATATACATTACAGCAGTTGCATTTGTTCAGTATTCTCTTTGGGCACTTGCAGCAATGGCATGTATTTTATACAGGTTTTTCAAGTGCTGAAGTCCACATTAAGTACTTTTCAGATCTTGATAGGTTAGGTGGTCCTTAATAGAGATACAGAAAGGATCATGTGATTGTGAGGAGACCATTCAATAAATTGCCACAGACCTAAAATTCACCATTCCTACAAGACTGAATGAGGTACCTTCTTTATTTACGAGGCCAAGGGTCTCACTGGCTTCTGAGTAGCGACCAGTGGGGTTTCTACTGTGTAGAAATAAAAGATGAGATGTTGACACATAAGTGGAGTCCAGTAAGCTGGGTAGCATGACTGAGGACAAGTGGTGCTCCTTGTAGCTCACTCACCCTGGCCTTCAGAGCTTAGTGCTGGGCAAAATTGTGCTTCCAGATGAATGGTTATATTCATCTCAGGTAGCACACAGGGTAGAGTAGGTGCTCTTGACACCAAAATATCATTTCCAATAAATATTGCTTAGGATTTGCATACCCTTTGGGATGTAATACTGTGTTCTACTGACCAGCCTGAGCCCGTGGTCTTTGCTCTGTTTGGAGTGAAGAGATGTGGACATACGCATACAAGGTCCAAGAACACTGGATTCATCAGCATTCAGCTTTGTGCTTCTAGGTAATATGTATCTGAAGCCATGTAATGTttaacagaggaaaacagcagtACGAGTAAAGCAGCAAGAAACAGCACAGCCCACTGAGAGCACGAGCCCTCTGAATGTAAAGTAAGTACCCAGTTATCTTTACCATAATGATTTTGACCCAGCTGTATGGTATTTAGCTAAGTGAGTCATAAAGCGCATCTGCTGTCAAAGGTGAAACCTAGTTTCTAAGTACTCAAATGACAGCTGAACTTAATttcaaaaaatactgaatagCAAATTCTGGGGATTCATTACAGCAGCTCCACAGAGTATAACTCTGCTCTGAATATTAATCCCAAATAGCTCAAAAACATCTAGAAAAAATATGCTTCAATAACAGAAGAATTCTGACTTCTCAACTGTCAGTTTTATTTATCATTACTAATTTTCCTTAAATCAGATAACCAAAACTGAAGTGAATGAGTAAATGTCTTGCATACACTAAGATGACCCAGACAGAATTCACAAACTGATCTTGCTATGCCAATGTCCTCTGTAAATTCCAATTTACCCAGATCACACAGAGCAAAGCTGCAGAAAGACAAGCTGGCTCCTTTTCACCCAAATCTTAGTGGTCAGAGTGCTGTCCCAGGGTGGAGAGAATCACAGTAATCATCTCATCTGCTCTGCTGAATCCATGTCTTTGAGTGCCTTTACATTAAATGGGGGTAAGCAGGTAGCCTGCTGTTCTTGAACAGCTTGAAGCTGTTCTGCTTCAAGCAGAACATTAGGTGAAGACTATTCTTCACTGGCACCAGTGACTATTTTCTAGTCACTGGTGCCATATTTTTAATGGGAATAGCTCTTGTTTTCTGAAAGGTAAAGCATCTTAGACACCAGAAATCATCCCAGCATGTTCTTGGTAGAACtggtaaaaaagaaagcagtaagCAAAGACAAAAAGTGGTCACAGTCACTACAAATGTCCAAGATGCCCTGATCCAGTCTTGCTGCTGAGCGCTACTCTGGCCTTAAGCATATTTACCTTACAAAAGAATACTTTCATGCTGATATGAAGCTTGGAAAGACAGGAGAGACCAAGTCCACACTAATGGTCCCACCTTCCTATAACCAGATGTGGGATACACACAAGAAGGAACCCATCTGGAAGACAAGTGGCACACGAGTGATCATTTAAAATAGACAAACGTATTCTGATTTAATCAGGTATTGAAGCAGAAAAATTTTAGCAGCTCTTAGGATTAGCTGCTTTGTAAAATGAGtcagaaataagagaaaatagGACTTTTGAATTCTGCAATCTCatattgttttcctttgatATAGCAGTGTAGCATTGTTTTTTAACATAAACCTCATTCATATGCTAATAGCATAATAACTCCCGGAGGTCTTAGGAGATAAgcacaaaataattaatcagAAGGCTTCTAATATGTTGCtttgccataaaaaaaaaaaaaaaaaaaaaaaaaaaaaaaaaaagcacattttcatttcttctctccCTTGGACTCCTGTTTTTCTATAATACTCACATGTTTCTTTCCCCACTAACAAAGAATTTTTGCAGCTAGAGTATAGTAGAACTGATGTAGGCAGCAATGGATAGGGATTACAGGTAAACTCAGAAGCACAAGGATTTAAAAAACACTTCCATAGCAAAGGAGGAGGTCAAGACATAACAGTGATTTCCGCTTGAAGGCAGTAGCAGACAGAAATGAAAGATGAGGTGTCGATACAGCCAACCTCCAGCATCCAagaatttttgttctttgtccATGCAGTATCTGTGAAGAATGATGAAGGCCTTGCTCCCACTGTACTTGCTGGTGGCCATGCTTCAGCCCAATGTCCACAGTCTGACCCAGACTGATCACCACACGGACCAGCCTGAGGCAACTGacccccaggagcagcattCTCTTGAGGTAGATGCTCTCAAGTCCTGCCAAAGGATAATCCCAAGCAATACAGACTTTGCCTTTCAATTTTACAGGCAAGCAACCGCTCAAGAACCTgacaagaacattttcttttccccagtcAGCATCTCTGCTGCCCTTGCCCTTCTGGCCCTGGGCTCCCGAGGCAGTagccaggctcagctgctggaaggaCTGGCCTTTAACCTCACAAGCATCCAGGAGGAGGAGATACATGATGGCTTTCGTCAGCTCCTCCGCTTGCTGAACCGCCCTGGCAGCCAGGTGCAGCTGAGCATGGGCAACACCCTGTTCATGGACAAACACCTGAAGccaatgaaaacatttctgaaggaCATAAAAAAACTGTACAGAGGAAAAGCTGTCTCTAGTAGCTTCCAGAATTCCACTGAAGCTAAAAAAGAGATCAATGATTATGTAAAGAATAAAACTCatggaaatataaaacaaatacttGAGGACCTTGATCCAAACACTCTGATGGTAATTGTTAACTACATTTATTTCAAAGGTAAGTTACATAGATGCTATTTACTGCAtctgttttgtgttgtttcacCTGAAGTAAAACAAGTACACCAAgttatttttgaatattttttaaataaatgtgtttaGATGAGactataatgaaaaaaacccaaaagttttCAACTCTGAAGCCTCTTCCACATCTCAATTTTTCTAGCATATATTTAGACTTCTAAGCATAAAAGTTCATTTACTTGCAATATTCAGGCTCAGGGAATTGCCAGGGAAATTGTACATTGTTAAATTATCCTGTCAGACTTCATCTACTTATtagtttaaaaatcaaaatgttttcacaTTGTACATGTGAATTAGAAAACTAAATTCTGAAGGTGATGATGATTAACAAAAATTGCCATTTACTTACAGTCCATGACTATTACATGGGTAGGTACCTCTGGAGTTGTCATCATATTACACACATCCCAAGAGGTATTTGAATGTATTGCTTTGAAATTATTAACTTCTTCTTGGGTGTTCATTTGTAGCAGCATGCAGGACATACACGGAATTTCCCAccctgaaaggaaaatatttggaaatgaTGAACTtttagcaaaataaagaaagattttatttcaaatactttaTAAATTTGGGTGATGTAATCTCATGTTTCCTAATCCGAGCACCACACCAGAGTAAATTTCTTTCCTGGAGAGCAAGGGAGAAGGCTTAAACTTATAAAGTAACCAGAATATTGTGGCATTTACattccattatttatttttcaaattaggCTATTTCTAttcaacattaaaaaacaaaaaaagccaaaaaaacatACTTACAGAATGGTAAGCTGTAACCCCAGTCTATTTGTTCAGTGAATGaccttttttattacaaaataaaatatcatagAAAATTCAATTGAATAAACATAAAGACCAAAGCATTTTGAGGACTAAAGACCTTGAGGCCCTATTCCATTTACCATACTGCAGTTATGTTCAGGTCCAAAAGTTTGTATTTCTCTAGCATGTAAGCTTTTCCTTAGTGCTACAAGGtgaaaaacatataaaaaaccATGTGAGGAGCATAACATGCTACCTTTTAAAAGTTAGACATCTGCTGTGAAACTTGCTTTATAAGCAATATTCTGAAAACAGCAAATCCCTCGATTCTGGtcagttttcatttgcttcaAATAAAACATAAGGAAATACAATGAAGTTACTTCATTTAATTTATCTGACTTAGAAAGATTGTGTACAAATCCATACAAAATTTAACCTGTGGTATTTAATTATTACAGAGAATAAGACATTAATAAACTTTGaatactttttatttccaagtgtAAATATTTAGatatggttttatttattgtaCTTTAGTCTGGACAATATTAATATATCCTCACTGAAAAAAGTATTCAATtccattctttctcttttggttttaaGCTTACTGGGAAAATCCTTTCAATATTAAGGGGACTCACAAGGACTTTTTCCATGTGAATGCAAAGACCTCAGTTGAAGTGGAAATGATGATTCGAGATGGATTTTATAAAGCCTACTCTGACAGGAAGCTGTCTTGCAAGGTGGTGCAGATTCCTTACAAGGGAGATGTTACAGCATTGTTTATCCAGCccaataaaggaaaaatgaaacagttGGAACGTGTCCTGACAAAAAACACTGTTTCTAAATGGGAAAGATCTCTTCAAAGATGGTAAATATAGAATTTTGATTTGATGAATCGAGGTAGTCAGAATCCGAAGTCTGAATGCTATGGTCAGGTGTAGCAACATCTACAACAGTCAGGTGTTACAGTTactattttgcatttttgatgGGAGGTTTAAACAATAGAAGTAGTATAAAGGATCAGACCAAA
This portion of the Vidua chalybeata isolate OUT-0048 chromosome 6, bVidCha1 merged haplotype, whole genome shotgun sequence genome encodes:
- the LOC128789168 gene encoding alpha-1-antitrypsin-like, which produces MMKALLPLYLLVAMLQPNVHSLTQTDHHTDQPEATDPQEQHSLEVDALKSCQRIIPSNTDFAFQFYRQATAQEPDKNIFFSPVSISAALALLALGSRGSSQAQLLEGLAFNLTSIQEEEIHDGFRQLLRLLNRPGSQVQLSMGNTLFMDKHLKPMKTFLKDIKKLYRGKAVSSSFQNSTEAKKEINDYVKNKTHGNIKQILEDLDPNTLMVIVNYIYFKAYWENPFNIKGTHKDFFHVNAKTSVEVEMMIRDGFYKAYSDRKLSCKVVQIPYKGDVTALFIQPNKGKMKQLERVLTKNTVSKWERSLQRWRMELHIPKLSISGTYDLKRILMNLGVTDVFSNWADLSGITVNPDVKVSKATHKALLKIHENGTEVAAASSIDFLPHSAPPIVKFNHPFLLLIVDQYTQAILFMGKIVNPTEK